A genome region from Cetobacterium somerae ATCC BAA-474 includes the following:
- a CDS encoding autotransporter outer membrane beta-barrel domain-containing protein, whose protein sequence is MKIYNKKYLFIGILASLVTACGSGGGGGGSSSNSPSVSTPSPTVLVKPAENIGKVENNSNRVDDKNDPSLPSVEEVIPSQPIEPKEEVAPAPQPDAPQPEDPQPDEELPPPPPFERPPLKNSATLDIKEEGRAALVSFNGETAINEKSGVINVSAKHASAIVALGKNSKGVNDGTINGVQSDLVETMNLMEGSNGGNLENNGTIKGTGISIVAMANRSSHGEGFTSTNNGEIELNGNNQSDLYHTFLIGMEATKIIDKDGVDEDITLINNKNITVHNDNFHLLNPNAVSSMYIRGMSMNVYDKSNAKNTMINNGNITVSGKHSSGMSANGNNITMINKGVINASSEDSNGMVGYGENIKAINEGTINVSGPYSNGISVSHGAVGINEATGVIKIDGKNAFAMSAVNGSKVINKGKIILNGDSIGMYAGGAGVNSDKYAPSSIINEGEIVLQDFNLYKIAIWAIGNATYVNKGKIIGDDGIEIKTEDKGQFIVGKEASGDIARVRAKRSLKIDGDVVASKDLIEDNKKEIIYKDVFSAPKIELARSTDSKAVSMFYDSKLELNKDKNVDMVVYRNETTVEESYESTEFKSLTNSLDNYLDVEGMKLSKDEKLVVDKILKSDNVNEIKKVVKDLSGEIYANLPRQIFDIQDRFIKEDSKLIDNLNEYSYNFNFFGDKSSVKNKGEISRYKTRSEGFVGTKRFENNVFATIGYENSSVKYNEGSKGTIQSIHTGIYKKLLLNEFDIKLGLNGEYNFHETNREIDSFDKKAKGKYNSYTLGANGEISRVYGDSLYIKPTLGLNLGYGKYEKFSEKNAGDLGLTIKEESYFSILPSVGFKVGKNFESVDIYSNAIYSYELGDLNKKQDMSLLGDKINYKLNSDSLEKANLVLNAGVSTEIKDFKITFEVGKEFGKRDNNYLALGIGYKF, encoded by the coding sequence ATGAAAATATATAATAAAAAATATCTATTTATTGGAATCCTTGCTTCCTTAGTAACAGCATGTGGAAGTGGAGGAGGTGGCGGTGGTAGTAGCAGTAACTCACCTTCTGTTTCTACACCTTCACCAACAGTTTTAGTTAAACCAGCAGAAAATATTGGTAAAGTAGAAAATAATAGTAATAGAGTTGATGATAAAAACGACCCCAGCCTACCTTCTGTAGAAGAGGTTATACCTTCGCAACCTATTGAACCTAAAGAGGAGGTGGCACCTGCTCCTCAACCAGATGCTCCTCAACCTGAAGATCCTCAACCAGATGAGGAACTTCCACCACCACCTCCATTTGAGAGACCACCTCTTAAAAATAGTGCTACACTAGATATTAAAGAGGAGGGTCGAGCAGCTCTTGTCTCTTTTAATGGAGAAACTGCAATAAATGAAAAATCTGGAGTTATCAATGTCAGTGCAAAACATGCTTCTGCCATAGTTGCTCTTGGAAAAAACTCTAAAGGTGTAAATGATGGAACTATTAACGGAGTTCAATCAGATCTTGTTGAAACTATGAACTTAATGGAAGGTTCTAATGGTGGAAACTTAGAAAATAATGGTACAATAAAAGGTACTGGTATATCTATTGTTGCCATGGCTAATCGTTCATCTCATGGAGAAGGATTTACCTCTACTAATAACGGAGAGATAGAGTTAAATGGTAATAACCAAAGTGATCTATACCATACATTTTTAATTGGTATGGAAGCTACCAAAATCATTGATAAAGATGGAGTAGATGAGGATATAACTCTTATTAACAATAAGAATATAACTGTTCACAACGATAACTTCCACCTGTTAAATCCTAACGCTGTATCATCTATGTATATCCGTGGAATGAGCATGAATGTTTATGATAAATCTAATGCTAAAAACACAATGATAAACAATGGAAATATCACTGTTAGTGGAAAACATAGTTCAGGAATGAGTGCTAATGGAAACAACATAACTATGATTAATAAGGGAGTTATAAATGCATCTAGTGAAGATAGTAATGGAATGGTTGGATATGGAGAGAATATAAAAGCTATTAATGAGGGAACTATAAATGTTTCTGGTCCATACTCTAATGGTATCTCTGTTTCTCACGGTGCTGTTGGAATCAATGAGGCAACTGGTGTAATTAAAATAGATGGTAAAAATGCTTTTGCTATGAGTGCTGTTAATGGAAGTAAAGTTATAAATAAAGGTAAAATAATATTAAATGGAGACTCCATTGGTATGTACGCTGGTGGTGCTGGTGTTAATTCTGATAAATATGCTCCTAGTTCTATTATAAATGAGGGAGAGATTGTACTACAAGATTTCAATCTATATAAAATAGCAATTTGGGCAATTGGAAATGCAACTTATGTAAATAAAGGTAAGATAATTGGTGATGATGGTATTGAGATAAAAACTGAGGATAAAGGCCAATTTATTGTTGGAAAAGAAGCATCTGGGGATATTGCTAGAGTTAGAGCAAAGAGAAGTTTAAAAATAGATGGAGATGTTGTGGCATCTAAGGATTTAATAGAGGACAATAAAAAAGAGATTATCTATAAAGATGTGTTCTCTGCTCCAAAAATTGAGTTAGCTAGAAGTACTGATTCAAAGGCTGTCTCTATGTTTTATGACTCTAAGTTAGAGCTTAATAAGGATAAAAACGTAGATATGGTTGTTTATAGAAACGAAACTACTGTTGAGGAAAGCTATGAAAGTACAGAGTTTAAATCATTGACTAACTCTTTAGATAACTACTTAGATGTTGAAGGAATGAAGCTATCTAAAGATGAAAAGTTAGTTGTAGATAAGATTTTAAAATCTGATAATGTTAATGAGATTAAAAAAGTTGTAAAGGATTTATCTGGAGAGATTTATGCTAATCTTCCTAGACAGATTTTTGATATTCAAGATAGATTTATAAAAGAGGATAGTAAACTTATAGATAATCTAAATGAGTACAGCTATAACTTTAACTTCTTTGGAGATAAATCATCTGTTAAAAATAAAGGGGAGATCTCTAGATATAAGACTAGGTCAGAGGGATTTGTGGGAACAAAGAGATTTGAAAACAATGTGTTTGCAACTATTGGATATGAAAACAGTAGTGTAAAATATAACGAAGGTTCTAAAGGAACTATTCAATCTATTCATACTGGAATCTATAAAAAACTACTTTTAAATGAGTTTGATATTAAACTAGGGTTAAATGGAGAGTATAACTTCCATGAAACAAATAGAGAGATTGATAGTTTTGATAAAAAAGCTAAAGGAAAATATAACTCATATACTTTAGGAGCTAATGGAGAGATTAGTAGAGTTTATGGGGACTCATTATACATTAAACCTACTCTTGGATTAAACTTAGGGTATGGAAAATATGAAAAGTTCTCTGAAAAAAATGCTGGTGATTTAGGATTAACGATTAAAGAGGAAAGTTACTTCTCTATCTTACCAAGTGTTGGATTTAAAGTTGGTAAAAACTTTGAATCTGTAGATATCTACTCAAATGCTATCTACTCATATGAGTTAGGTGATCTAAATAAAAAACAAGATATGTCTCTTTTAGGAGATAAAATTAACTATAAATTAAATAGTGACTCTTTAGAAAAGGCAAATTTAGTGTTAAATGCTGGAGTATCTACTGAAATTAAGGATTTCAAAATCACTTTTGAAGTTGGAAAAGAGTTTGGAAAAAGAGATAACAACTACCTAGCACTAGGTATTGGTTATAAATTTTAA
- a CDS encoding Fic family protein: protein MKSFNYNKVLENLLSNPDIVEIAMAIQEYKGKQELFIEAKSDILEKMLEVAIIQSTGASNRIEGIYTSEKRLEEIILQKSEPKNRSEEEISGYRDVLTTIHENHDYIAIKPSILLQLHRDLYSFSLNTGGTWKNQDNEITEIDSFGNKSIRFRPLSALETPLAMENLCNEYNRILKEKTPYLRLFLIPVFILDFLSIHPFNDGNGRMSRLLTLLLLYQNNYIVGKYISLEMLIEKTKSNYYDSLKESSLHWNENLNSYNSFVKYSLQIILKAYREFSERVELLSDSTISKHQRIKNLFGNKINKINKKDISITFPDISLTTIERTLKVLLEEGYIEKLGNGRSTSYIRKNI, encoded by the coding sequence ATGAAAAGTTTTAATTATAACAAAGTTTTAGAAAATTTATTAAGCAATCCTGATATTGTAGAAATAGCTATGGCTATTCAAGAATATAAAGGAAAACAAGAGCTATTTATTGAGGCTAAATCTGATATTTTAGAGAAAATGTTAGAAGTTGCTATAATTCAAAGTACAGGAGCATCTAATAGAATTGAGGGAATTTATACTTCTGAAAAACGATTAGAAGAGATTATCCTTCAGAAATCAGAACCTAAAAATCGTTCTGAAGAAGAAATATCTGGCTATAGAGATGTCTTAACTACTATTCATGAAAACCATGACTACATAGCTATTAAACCCTCTATACTATTACAACTTCATAGAGATTTATACTCTTTTAGTTTAAATACTGGTGGAACTTGGAAAAATCAAGATAACGAAATAACTGAAATTGATTCTTTTGGAAATAAATCAATTAGATTTAGACCTCTATCTGCCTTAGAAACTCCTTTAGCCATGGAAAATTTATGTAATGAATACAATCGAATTTTAAAAGAAAAAACGCCTTATCTTAGACTTTTTTTAATTCCTGTATTTATATTAGATTTCTTATCAATTCATCCTTTTAATGATGGAAACGGTAGAATGAGTCGCCTTTTAACACTTTTACTTTTATACCAAAATAACTATATTGTTGGAAAATATATCAGTCTTGAGATGCTTATTGAAAAAACAAAATCTAATTATTATGATTCCTTAAAAGAAAGTTCTCTTCACTGGAATGAGAATTTAAATAGCTATAACTCTTTTGTAAAATATTCTTTACAAATTATTTTAAAAGCTTATAGAGAGTTTTCTGAAAGAGTAGAACTTTTATCTGATTCGACTATTTCAAAACACCAAAGAATAAAAAATCTTTTTGGTAATAAAATTAATAAAATTAATAAAAAGGATATATCTATAACTTTTCCAGATATAAGTCTAACTACCATTGAGAGAACTCTAAAAGTTCTTCTAGAAGAAGGATACATCGAAAAACTTGGAAATGGAAGAAGTACAAGCTATATTCGAAAAAATATTTAA
- a CDS encoding Fur family transcriptional regulator, with protein sequence MKFSKQRELILNYILNSHEHLTADTIYADLKKDNPELSLGTVYRNLTKLTEIGAIKKVSLPNQVDKFDKNLDPHAHFICDECGSITDINIPGIDEFLDKVSKDDGISIRKYDLTLNGTCKKCKNKK encoded by the coding sequence ATGAAATTTTCTAAACAGAGAGAATTAATCTTAAATTATATATTAAATAGTCATGAACACCTTACAGCAGATACAATATATGCAGACTTAAAAAAAGATAACCCTGAACTAAGTTTAGGAACAGTTTATAGAAATTTAACAAAATTAACTGAGATTGGAGCTATAAAAAAAGTTAGTTTACCTAATCAAGTGGATAAGTTTGATAAAAACTTAGATCCCCATGCACATTTTATCTGTGATGAGTGTGGAAGTATAACAGATATAAATATCCCAGGGATAGATGAGTTTTTAGATAAGGTTTCAAAAGATGATGGTATTTCAATAAGAAAATACGACCTTACTTTAAACGGAACTTGTAAAAAATGTAAGAATAAAAAATAA
- a CDS encoding 6-pyruvoyl trahydropterin synthase family protein — protein MRSITTFDLQYAHRFYQFKGEAQYLHGHTGLLTIEVEDSINEGVNMVYPCNEIQKTAWDVLKNFDHALILREDDPLLPAILKVYEETGIKDGTPQNTMKGITFKNELATAYPDSRLVVTKETLTVEGMIKIVYELLKDKLNIAKITFTSGVNAASAEYNTKNNIERCPLCGISLDENHSCPKCGYKK, from the coding sequence ATGAGAAGTATTACTACATTTGATTTACAATATGCACACAGATTCTATCAATTTAAGGGAGAGGCACAGTATCTGCACGGACATACAGGGCTTTTAACTATTGAAGTTGAGGACTCTATCAACGAGGGAGTTAATATGGTTTACCCATGTAACGAGATTCAAAAGACAGCTTGGGACGTTTTAAAGAACTTTGACCACGCACTTATTTTAAGAGAAGATGATCCACTTCTTCCTGCTATTCTTAAAGTTTATGAAGAAACAGGTATTAAAGATGGTACACCTCAAAATACAATGAAGGGCATAACTTTTAAAAATGAGCTTGCAACTGCATACCCTGATTCTCGTTTAGTTGTTACTAAAGAGACTTTAACAGTTGAAGGAATGATTAAAATAGTTTATGAACTATTAAAAGATAAATTAAATATTGCTAAAATCACTTTCACTAGTGGTGTTAATGCTGCATCTGCAGAATACAATACAAAAAATAACATCGAGCGTTGTCCTTTATGCGGGATATCTTTAGATGAAAACCACTCTTGTCCTAAGTGTGGATACAAAAAATAA
- a CDS encoding polysaccharide deacetylase family protein, whose protein sequence is MSFFMYVFLIACVYYNKKGNPWFLYHHIGEGGVPTDWFEEHLKNIWFLNMKTLTNKEMLESLDKHGKLPKNSLALTFDDGYYDNYRHAFPLLKKYKMKATLYLNTAYVENEENRAFTYLSWKEIEEMSSSGVFDIQLHSHKHMPIFVNTSFDRVVTSDDLLDRDIQHLYGGAAKIGFPIFGKRGEFSSTGVIVPLEAAEKFKNFYENLSDEEKGNKKLIQDFINGELHKDLIFETLETAKTRVLNDLNKNISLIEKHTGQKPEFFCWPWGHKSPEFIAILKSAGIAGFVTTRKGTNGLKLDLENIRRVELRVFSPLKFKLNLLICRNYLLGKIYQVLS, encoded by the coding sequence ATGTCATTTTTTATGTATGTTTTTTTAATAGCTTGTGTATACTACAACAAAAAAGGAAACCCCTGGTTTTTATATCATCACATTGGAGAAGGTGGAGTTCCTACAGATTGGTTTGAGGAACATCTTAAAAATATATGGTTTTTAAATATGAAAACTCTAACAAATAAAGAGATGTTAGAATCTCTAGATAAGCATGGAAAGTTACCTAAAAATAGTTTGGCTCTAACTTTTGATGATGGTTACTATGATAACTATAGGCACGCTTTTCCACTTTTAAAAAAGTATAAGATGAAAGCTACACTTTATCTTAATACTGCCTATGTGGAAAATGAGGAAAATAGAGCTTTTACATATCTTAGTTGGAAAGAGATTGAAGAGATGAGTAGCTCTGGAGTTTTTGATATTCAGTTACACTCTCATAAGCATATGCCTATTTTTGTAAATACATCTTTTGATAGAGTTGTAACTAGTGATGATCTACTAGATAGAGATATTCAACATCTTTACGGTGGAGCTGCTAAAATTGGGTTCCCTATTTTTGGAAAAAGAGGGGAGTTCTCTAGCACAGGAGTTATTGTTCCTTTAGAAGCTGCTGAAAAATTCAAAAATTTCTATGAAAATCTATCTGATGAAGAAAAAGGAAACAAGAAGCTTATTCAGGATTTTATAAATGGTGAGCTTCATAAAGATCTGATTTTTGAAACATTAGAAACAGCTAAAACTAGAGTTTTAAATGATTTGAATAAAAATATCTCTCTTATTGAGAAACATACAGGGCAAAAACCAGAGTTTTTCTGTTGGCCTTGGGGACACAAATCACCTGAGTTTATAGCTATTTTAAAAAGTGCTGGAATTGCAGGATTTGTTACTACTCGTAAGGGAACTAATGGTTTAAAACTAGATTTAGAAAATATTAGAAGAGTTGAACTTAGAGTGTTTTCACCTTTAAAGTTTAAACTTAACTTGCTAATTTGTAGAAACTACTTATTAGGAAAAATTTATCAAGTGCTTTCGTAG
- a CDS encoding glycosyltransferase family 2 protein: MLSVGLITFNEELRLERTLKAVQGLADEIVVIDSFSTDNTVEIAQSFGAKVEQISWPGYGMQKNNVIERCTKDWILLIDADEVITPELAKEIKEVMKHGDYYVYEIPFNSVCFGKRIRFGGWSGSSRVRLFKKTSGHYSLDAVHEQFLTGDDIGKLHHRIDHYTYEDYYDYLHKFNRYTSEGALVAFNKNKSAGLFNIVLNPIFKFLRMYIFRFGFLDGIEGLALSTFSALYTSVKYLKLREMKRKNDTNC, translated from the coding sequence ATGTTGTCAGTGGGGCTAATAACGTTTAATGAAGAATTAAGATTAGAAAGAACTTTAAAAGCAGTTCAAGGGTTGGCAGATGAAATTGTTGTTATTGATAGTTTTAGTACAGATAATACTGTTGAGATAGCGCAGTCTTTTGGAGCTAAGGTTGAGCAGATATCTTGGCCTGGATATGGAATGCAAAAGAACAATGTTATTGAAAGATGTACTAAAGATTGGATACTACTTATAGATGCTGATGAGGTTATTACACCTGAGTTAGCAAAAGAGATTAAAGAGGTTATGAAACATGGTGACTACTATGTTTATGAGATCCCTTTTAACTCTGTATGTTTTGGAAAACGTATCCGTTTTGGTGGATGGAGTGGAAGCTCTAGAGTTAGACTATTTAAAAAAACTAGCGGTCACTACTCTTTAGATGCTGTACATGAACAGTTTTTAACTGGTGATGATATTGGTAAACTGCACCACAGAATAGATCACTACACATATGAGGATTACTATGACTATTTGCATAAATTTAATAGATACACTAGTGAAGGAGCTCTTGTAGCTTTTAATAAAAATAAAAGTGCTGGACTTTTTAATATAGTTTTAAATCCTATATTTAAATTCCTTAGAATGTATATATTTAGATTTGGATTTTTAGATGGTATTGAAGGGCTTGCTCTTTCAACTTTTAGCGCTCTTTATACAAGTGTAAAATATCTAAAACTTAGGGAGATGAAGAGGAAAAATGATACTAATTGTTGA
- a CDS encoding response regulator transcription factor produces the protein MILIVEDTESLRKLSRKILEKEGFSVDEAENGEIALQKISGETKYSLILLDIMMPKMDGMEFIKNLRTFSEIPVVFITALSDERSQVLAYENGADGYLTKPFSKALLLSMVKRFEQKSAKPVSYDELTLFKSSRGVFINDEEIHLPTKERELLFYLEENKGTIKTREQILDAIWGYDFYGNDRVVDKHIAKLRDRLGESNRFIKTVKALGYKFEV, from the coding sequence ATGATACTAATTGTTGAGGATACTGAGAGTTTACGAAAACTTTCTAGAAAAATTTTAGAAAAAGAGGGATTCTCTGTAGATGAAGCTGAAAATGGAGAGATTGCTCTACAAAAAATAAGTGGAGAAACAAAATATTCACTTATTCTTTTAGATATAATGATGCCTAAAATGGATGGAATGGAATTTATTAAAAACTTAAGAACTTTCTCTGAGATTCCTGTTGTTTTTATAACAGCTCTTTCAGATGAGCGTAGTCAAGTTCTTGCTTATGAAAATGGTGCTGATGGATATCTTACTAAACCTTTTTCCAAAGCATTACTTCTTTCTATGGTTAAAAGATTTGAACAAAAGTCAGCAAAACCTGTTAGTTATGATGAGCTAACTCTTTTCAAATCTAGCAGAGGTGTTTTTATAAATGATGAAGAGATACATCTTCCAACTAAAGAGCGTGAACTTCTATTTTATTTAGAGGAAAATAAAGGAACTATTAAAACTAGAGAGCAGATTCTAGATGCCATTTGGGGTTACGATTTCTATGGAAATGATAGAGTTGTTGATAAACATATAGCTAAACTTCGTGATAGACTTGGAGAATCTAACAGATTTATTAAAACTGTTAAAGCTCTTGGCTACAAGTTTGAGGTTTAA